From the Calderihabitans maritimus genome, one window contains:
- a CDS encoding stalk domain-containing protein produces the protein MCRKLRLLLALVTLAAFMLSIGGTAFGADALDNPMHKEQHRFNVRTRTQNAGEEFRLKVMQKLEYKIREGIEDEELNKSEIKRLEKYIARLEQTIAKAPGDPKLLWRLAVAYRNVGEYDKAIAVLKELEGKLTHPTAKIAVLLAQCLEAKGDREGALAELEKLLASPTTVSGAVYAYKGILKEELGQVKEAAEEMEKAISAEPKDEDLYKKVGKLYKKAGKKGVKVFVKGKKPNFDAEPFIKEGRTLVPIRAIAEALDLKVDYKNGVVVITNPVSEKTVTLFLGRSEAKVGKQKVILDVPPEVIPPGRTVVPLRFVSENLGADVKWFEEGQVVAVNER, from the coding sequence GTGTGCAGGAAACTTCGCTTGCTGCTTGCATTGGTAACCCTGGCTGCCTTTATGCTTAGCATCGGCGGGACGGCGTTTGGCGCTGATGCGTTGGACAACCCCATGCACAAAGAGCAGCACAGATTCAATGTTAGAACGCGCACGCAGAACGCAGGGGAGGAGTTCCGGCTCAAGGTCATGCAGAAGCTTGAGTACAAAATCAGAGAGGGAATCGAAGACGAGGAACTGAACAAGTCAGAAATAAAGAGGCTTGAGAAGTACATCGCTAGACTGGAGCAGACCATTGCGAAGGCGCCCGGCGATCCGAAGCTTCTCTGGAGGCTGGCAGTGGCCTACCGCAACGTCGGGGAGTACGACAAAGCCATCGCGGTCCTGAAGGAACTGGAAGGAAAGCTAACGCACCCGACAGCCAAGATTGCAGTGCTGCTAGCCCAGTGTCTGGAGGCTAAGGGCGATAGGGAAGGTGCGCTGGCTGAACTGGAAAAACTGCTCGCATCGCCCACAACCGTATCAGGAGCGGTGTACGCTTATAAAGGTATTTTAAAAGAGGAATTGGGTCAAGTAAAAGAAGCGGCAGAAGAGATGGAAAAAGCTATTTCTGCCGAACCAAAAGATGAAGACCTTTACAAAAAAGTCGGCAAACTTTACAAGAAAGCAGGCAAAAAAGGTGTCAAAGTGTTCGTAAAAGGAAAGAAACCTAACTTTGATGCCGAGCCGTTCATCAAGGAAGGCCGCACCCTGGTGCCGATCCGGGCGATCGCGGAGGCTCTGGACCTGAAAGTGGATTACAAAAACGGCGTGGTCGTCATCACGAACCCGGTCAGCGAAAAAACGGTGACTTTGTTCCTGGGCCGCTCCGAAGCAAAGGTTGGCAAGCAGAAAGTGATTCTCGACGTGCCTCCGGAGGTAATCCCGCCGGGGCGGACGGTCGTCCCCCTGCGCTTTGTGAGCGAAAACCTGGGCGCAGACGTTAAGTGGTTCGAGGAGGGTCAAGTAGTAGCGGTCAACGAACGGTAG